A window from Thunnus albacares chromosome 19, fThuAlb1.1, whole genome shotgun sequence encodes these proteins:
- the tapbp.1 gene encoding TAP binding protein (tapasin), tandem duplicate 1, producing the protein MTDFSTIYKLSLVAVACFVQACSSSCPVMECWFVQEKAGRGGGLTAATTQEKSLLYIGTDAHSQSTKTQQAPSDIDPDRVYFVTDPAATLCHHSLNPPRGSVKKPQCEINPFLPQISTLKWVAPLTDSAVSPKYLQADWFSTAIQGLNQQLGVSSIMRAPTATKEYNVILSVTSKTVSVQSRLGEPVLLDCGFWVDPSSPLSGSGFAVEWRYQFRGDGRLVLAYDGKADRLADTQEEGATLDFDSLHEKGNASLILQEAQVRHSGTYICTVYLPYLLAQVAVELDIVEPPSLSIHPSPLPISVPGQTLTVQCDASGFAPLSLELSWEFKDADGKSRPLGSGSVTGHRQAWDGTFSQSTRLELDTSKLDLGRGGEVTCVGVHPGGTRRASVTLNVIGFSTPSIEDSMAMVGVALVLYGLIKFVSWTFTGSGSDEADKKDK; encoded by the exons ATGACGGACTTCTCTACAATTTACAAACTCTCTCTGGTTGCAGTCGCCTGCTTCGTCCAAG cctgcagcagcagctgtccGGTGATGGAGTGCTGGTTTGTGCAGGAGAAAGCAGGTCGAGGAGGAGGATTAACTGCAGCTACGACCCAAGAAAAATCCCTGCTTTACATCGGGACAGACGCTCACAGCCAGAGTACTAAAACCCAACAGGCTCCGTCCGACATCGACCCCGACAGAGTCTACTTTGTTACCG ACCCAGCCGCCACTCTCTGCCACCACTCTCTCAACCCTCCCAGAGGCTCTGTGAAGAAGCCCCAGTGTGAGATCAACCCCTTCCTGCCGCAGATCTCCACCCTCAAATGGGTCGCTCCGCTCACAGACTCTGCCGTCAGCCCCAAATACCTGCAAGCTGATTGGTTTTCAACAGCCATTCAGGGGCTCAACCAACAGCTGGGTGTTTCCAGCATCATGCGTGCTCCGACAGCAACCAAAGAGTACAACG TGATCCTGAGTGTGACCAGTAAAACAGTCTCGGTGCAGTCTAGACTCGGGGAACCGGTGCTGCTGGACTGCGGCTTCTGGGTCGACCCCTCCTCGCCTCTATCTGGGTCTGGTTTCGCCGTCGAGTGGCGCTACCAGTTCAGAGGCGATGGACGACTGGTTCTGGCTTACGACGGCAAGGCAGACCGTTTGGCTGATACACAAGAGGAAGGGGCCACGCTGGACTTTGACAGTTTGCACGAGAAGGGAAATGCATCCCTGATCCTGCAGGAGGCTCAAGTGCGTCACTCTGGGACGTACATCTGTACGGTGTATCTGCCGTACCTTCTGGCTCAGGTGGCGGTGGAGCTTGACATTGTAG AACCCCCATCCCTGTCCATCCACCCCTCCCCTCTGCCCATCTCTGTTCCCGGCCAGACTTTGACTGTCCAGTGTGACGCATCCGGCTTTGCCCCTCTCTCCCTGGAGCTGAGCTGGGAGTTCAAAGATGCCGATGGGAAATCCAGGCCTCTGGGATCCGGCAGCGTAACAGGCCACAGGCAGGCCTGGGATGGCACCTTCAGCCAGAGCACCCGGCTGGAGCTCGACACATCCAAGCTGGACCtgggcagaggaggagaggtcaCCTGTGTGGGTGTCCATCCCGGAGGCACGAGACGGGCCAGCGTGACCCTCAATGTCATTG GGTTCAGCACTCCGTCCATTGAGGACTCAATGGCAATGGTTGGTGTGGCGCTGGTGCTCTACGGTCTCATCAAGTTTGTCTCTTGGACCTTCACCGGCTCAG GCTCAGATGAGGCTGACAAAAAAGACAAg TAA
- the LOC122969371 gene encoding major histocompatibility complex class I-related gene protein-like isoform X1, with the protein MKMLVFLALLGLHSAAAVTHSLKYFYTGSSQVPNFPEFVAVGMVDEVEMIHYDSNTKKAEPKQDWMSRVTADDPQYLGRQTGGLSAEHQNFKANIEIAKQRFNQTGGVHIVQMMYGCEWDNDTGVVNGFRQEGYDGEDFLVFNLKTETWVAPKQQAFITKNKLDNEKAINAQRKHYLTQICVDWLKKYVNYGKSSLMRTELPSVSLLQKTPSSPVSCHATGFYPHRAALFWRKDGEELYEDVEHGEILPNHDGSFQMSVDLNLSSVTPEDWRKYECVFQLSGVKDDIITKLDKAVIRTNEGKTGIRSDGGSEIPVAVVIGAVVGVVVLVAVVAGIFFFCRSNKDGFKPANNSSSTGSCDSEKQLMEAVSPENSSTESLNSDMPLKKETSEK; encoded by the exons ATGAAGATGTTGGTTTTTCTGGCCCTCCTGGGTCTACACAGCGCGGCGGCAG TGACTCACTCTCTGAAGTATTTCTACACTGGGTCCTCTCAAGTCCCAAACTTCCCAGAGTTTGTGGCTGTTGGGATGGTTGATGAAGTTGAGATGATTCACTATGACAGCAACACCAAGAAAGCAGAACCAAAACAGGACTGGATGAGCAGAGTCACAGCAGATGATCCACAGTACTTGGGGCGTCAGACTGGGGGGTTGTCTGCTGAACACCAGAACTTCAAAGCCAACATTGAAATTGCAAAGCAGCGCTTCAACCAAACTGGAG gtgtccaCATTGTCCAGATGATGTACGGCTGTGAATGGGACAATGACACAGGAGTGGTTAATGGTTTTAGACAGGAGGGTTATGATGGAGAAGACTTCCTAGTATTCAACCTGAAGACAGAGACATGGGTCGCTCCAAAACAACAGGCTTTCATCACCAAAAACAAGTTGGACAATGAGAAAGCTATTAACGCACAGAGAAAGCATTACCTCACCCAGATTTGCGTTGACTGGCTTAAGAAGTATGTGAACTACGGGAAGAGCTCTCTGATGAGAACAG AGCTtccctcagtgtctctcctccagaagactccctcctctccagtcagCTGCCACGCTACAGGTTTCTACCCTCACAGAGCCGCACTGTtctggaggaaagatggagaggagcttTATGAGGACGTGGAACACGGAGAGATCCTCCCCAACCACGATGGATCCTTCCAGATGAGTGTTGACCTGAACCTTTCATCAGTCACACCTGAAGACTGGAGGAAATACGAATGTGTGTTTCAGCTCTCTGGTGTGAAGGACGACATCATCACCAAACTGGACAAAGCTGTGATCAGAACTAATGAAGGTAAGACTGGAATCAGAAGTGATGGAG GTTCAGAGATCCCTGTTGCTGTTGTCATTGGTGCTGTCGTTGGAGTTGTTGTACTTGTGGCCGTCGTAGCCggcattttcttcttctgtagaAGTAACAAGGATG GTTTTAAACCTGCTaaca attcTTCTTCTACAGGAAGTTGTGACAGTGAGAAGCAATTGATGGAAG CGGTT AGTCCTGAGAATTCTTCTACAGAAAGTCTTAACAGTGACATGCCATTGAAGAAAG AAACAAGTGAAAAGTAG
- the LOC122969371 gene encoding major histocompatibility complex class I-related gene protein-like isoform X2: MKMLVFLALLGLHSAAAVTHSLKYFYTGSSQVPNFPEFVAVGMVDEVEMIHYDSNTKKAEPKQDWMSRVTADDPQYLGRQTGGLSAEHQNFKANIEIAKQRFNQTGGVHIVQMMYGCEWDNDTGVVNGFRQEGYDGEDFLVFNLKTETWVAPKQQAFITKNKLDNEKAINAQRKHYLTQICVDWLKKYVNYGKSSLMRTELPSVSLLQKTPSSPVSCHATGFYPHRAALFWRKDGEELYEDVEHGEILPNHDGSFQMSVDLNLSSVTPEDWRKYECVFQLSGVKDDIITKLDKAVIRTNEGKTGIRSDGGSEIPVAVVIGAVVGVVVLVAVVAGIFFFCRSNKDGFKPANNSSSTGSCDSEKQLMEESPENSSTESLNSDMPLKKETSEK, from the exons ATGAAGATGTTGGTTTTTCTGGCCCTCCTGGGTCTACACAGCGCGGCGGCAG TGACTCACTCTCTGAAGTATTTCTACACTGGGTCCTCTCAAGTCCCAAACTTCCCAGAGTTTGTGGCTGTTGGGATGGTTGATGAAGTTGAGATGATTCACTATGACAGCAACACCAAGAAAGCAGAACCAAAACAGGACTGGATGAGCAGAGTCACAGCAGATGATCCACAGTACTTGGGGCGTCAGACTGGGGGGTTGTCTGCTGAACACCAGAACTTCAAAGCCAACATTGAAATTGCAAAGCAGCGCTTCAACCAAACTGGAG gtgtccaCATTGTCCAGATGATGTACGGCTGTGAATGGGACAATGACACAGGAGTGGTTAATGGTTTTAGACAGGAGGGTTATGATGGAGAAGACTTCCTAGTATTCAACCTGAAGACAGAGACATGGGTCGCTCCAAAACAACAGGCTTTCATCACCAAAAACAAGTTGGACAATGAGAAAGCTATTAACGCACAGAGAAAGCATTACCTCACCCAGATTTGCGTTGACTGGCTTAAGAAGTATGTGAACTACGGGAAGAGCTCTCTGATGAGAACAG AGCTtccctcagtgtctctcctccagaagactccctcctctccagtcagCTGCCACGCTACAGGTTTCTACCCTCACAGAGCCGCACTGTtctggaggaaagatggagaggagcttTATGAGGACGTGGAACACGGAGAGATCCTCCCCAACCACGATGGATCCTTCCAGATGAGTGTTGACCTGAACCTTTCATCAGTCACACCTGAAGACTGGAGGAAATACGAATGTGTGTTTCAGCTCTCTGGTGTGAAGGACGACATCATCACCAAACTGGACAAAGCTGTGATCAGAACTAATGAAGGTAAGACTGGAATCAGAAGTGATGGAG GTTCAGAGATCCCTGTTGCTGTTGTCATTGGTGCTGTCGTTGGAGTTGTTGTACTTGTGGCCGTCGTAGCCggcattttcttcttctgtagaAGTAACAAGGATG GTTTTAAACCTGCTaaca attcTTCTTCTACAGGAAGTTGTGACAGTGAGAAGCAATTGATGGAAG AGAGTCCTGAGAATTCTTCTACAGAAAGTCTTAACAGTGACATGCCATTGAAGAAAG AAACAAGTGAAAAGTAG
- the LOC122969371 gene encoding H-2 class I histocompatibility antigen, Q9 alpha chain-like isoform X3 yields MKMLVFLALLGLHSAAAVTHSLKYFYTGSSQVPNFPEFVAVGMVDEVEMIHYDSNTKKAEPKQDWMSRVTADDPQYLGRQTGGLSAEHQNFKANIEIAKQRFNQTGGVHIVQMMYGCEWDNDTGVVNGFRQEGYDGEDFLVFNLKTETWVAPKQQAFITKNKLDNEKAINAQRKHYLTQICVDWLKKYVNYGKSSLMRTELPSVSLLQKTPSSPVSCHATGFYPHRAALFWRKDGEELYEDVEHGEILPNHDGSFQMSVDLNLSSVTPEDWRKYECVFQLSGVKDDIITKLDKAVIRTNEGSEIPVAVVIGAVVGVVVLVAVVAGIFFFCRSNKDDSSSTGSCDSEKQLMEESPENSSTESLNSDMPLKKETSEK; encoded by the exons ATGAAGATGTTGGTTTTTCTGGCCCTCCTGGGTCTACACAGCGCGGCGGCAG TGACTCACTCTCTGAAGTATTTCTACACTGGGTCCTCTCAAGTCCCAAACTTCCCAGAGTTTGTGGCTGTTGGGATGGTTGATGAAGTTGAGATGATTCACTATGACAGCAACACCAAGAAAGCAGAACCAAAACAGGACTGGATGAGCAGAGTCACAGCAGATGATCCACAGTACTTGGGGCGTCAGACTGGGGGGTTGTCTGCTGAACACCAGAACTTCAAAGCCAACATTGAAATTGCAAAGCAGCGCTTCAACCAAACTGGAG gtgtccaCATTGTCCAGATGATGTACGGCTGTGAATGGGACAATGACACAGGAGTGGTTAATGGTTTTAGACAGGAGGGTTATGATGGAGAAGACTTCCTAGTATTCAACCTGAAGACAGAGACATGGGTCGCTCCAAAACAACAGGCTTTCATCACCAAAAACAAGTTGGACAATGAGAAAGCTATTAACGCACAGAGAAAGCATTACCTCACCCAGATTTGCGTTGACTGGCTTAAGAAGTATGTGAACTACGGGAAGAGCTCTCTGATGAGAACAG AGCTtccctcagtgtctctcctccagaagactccctcctctccagtcagCTGCCACGCTACAGGTTTCTACCCTCACAGAGCCGCACTGTtctggaggaaagatggagaggagcttTATGAGGACGTGGAACACGGAGAGATCCTCCCCAACCACGATGGATCCTTCCAGATGAGTGTTGACCTGAACCTTTCATCAGTCACACCTGAAGACTGGAGGAAATACGAATGTGTGTTTCAGCTCTCTGGTGTGAAGGACGACATCATCACCAAACTGGACAAAGCTGTGATCAGAACTAATGAAG GTTCAGAGATCCCTGTTGCTGTTGTCATTGGTGCTGTCGTTGGAGTTGTTGTACTTGTGGCCGTCGTAGCCggcattttcttcttctgtagaAGTAACAAGGATG attcTTCTTCTACAGGAAGTTGTGACAGTGAGAAGCAATTGATGGAAG AGAGTCCTGAGAATTCTTCTACAGAAAGTCTTAACAGTGACATGCCATTGAAGAAAG AAACAAGTGAAAAGTAG
- the LOC122969394 gene encoding H-2 class I histocompatibility antigen, K-K alpha chain-like yields the protein MKILLFVTLLGLHSAAAVTHSLKYFFTGSSQVPNFPEYVVLGMVDDIQIDYYDSNTMKAEPKQDWMSKVTADDPQYWERETGNRLGTQPAFKANIETAKQRFNQTGGVHIVQRMYGCEWDNDTGVVNGFRQDGYDGEDFIVLDLKTETWVAPKPQAVITKHKWDSKKAEIAQFKHYLTQICVDWLKKYLDYGKSSLLRTGRIT from the exons ATGAAGATCTTGCTTTTTGTGACCCTCCTGGGTCTACACAGCGCGGCGGCAG TGACTCACTCTCTGAAGTATTTCTTCACTGGGTCCTCTCAAGTCCCAAACTTTCCAGAGTATGTGGTTCTTGGGATGGTTGATGATATTCAGATTGATTACTATGACAGCAACACCATGAAAGCAGAACCCAAACAGGACTGGATGAGCAAAGTCACAGCAGATGATCCACAGTACTGGGAGAGGGAGACTGGGAATCGTTTGGGTACCCAGCCGGCCTTCAAAGCCAACATTGAAACTGCAAAGCAGCGCTTCAACCAAACTGGAG gtgtccaTATTGTCCAGAGGATGTACGGCTGTGAATGGGACAATGACACAGGAGTGGTTAATGGTTTTAGACAGGATGGTTATGATGGAGAAGACTTCATAGTATTGGACCTGAAGACAGAGACATGGGTCGCTCCAAAACCACAGGCTGTCATCACCAAACACAAGTGGGATAGTAAAAAAGCTGAAATCGCACAGTTCAAACATTATCTCACCCAGATTTGCGTTGACTGGCTGAAGAAGTATTTGGACTATGGGAAGAGCTCTCTGCTGAGAACAGGTAGAATCACATGA